From the genome of Erythrobacter litoralis, one region includes:
- a CDS encoding outer membrane protein has translation MKMLRTTGGAMVAAVALAASPAFADEARVEVRGGIISVADTEEATAGIAAGYDFDLNDTLFVGAEVSADKVLVDDSDIYVGLTGRVGAHLSKSAKLFLAGGYTVGEGEDVPHLGGGLEYNLTERVYLKGEYRHFFSDFDDADSFVAGVGLKF, from the coding sequence ATGAAAATGCTCAGGACTACCGGCGGCGCGATGGTTGCCGCAGTGGCGCTGGCGGCCTCTCCCGCCTTTGCCGACGAAGCCCGCGTCGAAGTGCGCGGCGGCATCATCTCGGTCGCCGATACCGAGGAAGCCACCGCAGGGATCGCGGCCGGCTATGATTTCGATCTCAACGACACGTTGTTCGTCGGCGCCGAGGTATCGGCGGACAAGGTGCTGGTCGACGACAGCGACATCTATGTCGGCTTGACCGGCCGCGTCGGCGCGCATCTTTCGAAAAGCGCCAAGCTGTTCCTCGCGGGCGGGTATACGGTCGGCGAAGGCGAGGATGTGCCGCATCTCGGCGGCGGTCTCGAATACAACCTGACCGAGCGAGTGTACCTCAAGGGCGAATACCGCCACTTCTTCTCCGATTTCGACGACGCGGACAGCTTCGTCGCGGGTGTCGGGCTGAAGTTCTGA
- a CDS encoding phosphoribosylanthranilate isomerase — MTREIKICGLSTPETVAAAVKAGASHVGFVHFEPSPRHVSLKEAASLRADLPGGVKAVLLLVNADIETTATAVELVRPDVIQFHGSETPEWIALVREKTGVEAWRAIGVRSAETLSKSARYRGAVDRLLFDAPPPEASALPGGNGVGFDWRLLASHDHAVSWGLAGGLDPDNVAEAIRATGAPLVDASSGLESAPGVKDPARIAAFCEAARTAG; from the coding sequence ATGACGAGAGAGATAAAGATCTGCGGGCTCTCAACCCCCGAGACCGTCGCCGCCGCGGTGAAGGCGGGCGCGAGCCATGTCGGCTTCGTCCATTTCGAGCCGAGCCCGCGCCATGTGAGCCTGAAGGAGGCGGCGAGCCTGCGCGCGGACCTGCCGGGCGGCGTCAAGGCGGTGCTGCTGCTCGTCAATGCCGATATCGAGACGACCGCGACGGCAGTCGAGCTGGTGCGCCCCGACGTGATCCAGTTCCATGGGTCCGAAACGCCCGAATGGATCGCCCTCGTGCGCGAGAAGACCGGCGTCGAGGCATGGCGCGCTATCGGCGTGCGCAGCGCGGAAACGCTCTCGAAATCCGCTCGCTACAGGGGCGCGGTCGACCGCCTCCTGTTCGATGCGCCCCCGCCCGAGGCGAGCGCCTTGCCCGGCGGCAACGGCGTCGGTTTCGACTGGCGGCTGCTCGCGAGCCATGACCACGCCGTTTCCTGGGGTCTTGCAGGCGGCCTCGACCCGGACAATGTCGCCGAAGCGATCCGTGCGACCGGAGCGCCGCTGGTCGATGCTTCCTCCGGCCTCGAAAGCGCGCCCGGCGTGAAGGACCCGGCCAGGATCGCCGCCTTCTGCGAGGCGGCGCGCACCGCCGGATAA
- the pyrF gene encoding orotidine-5'-phosphate decarboxylase, whose protein sequence is MSNPVYLALDVPQIEPAKALLSKVKAHIGGVKLGLEFFCAHGAHGVHEIAHMGLPIFLDLKFHDIPNTVAAAMQAIHVYEPAIVTVHASGGRAMMEDAKAAAAEGCKVVGVTMLTSLDTNDLAKTGIYGSEETQVMRLAELAHEAGLDGIVCSGHEVSRVRKAWKDGFFVVPGLRLPGSGTGDQKRVVTPRAARDAGASVLVIGRPISRAEDPEAAARAIEATL, encoded by the coding sequence GTGAGCAACCCGGTCTATCTAGCCCTCGATGTTCCCCAGATCGAGCCGGCCAAGGCGCTGCTGTCCAAGGTCAAGGCGCATATCGGAGGGGTCAAGCTCGGCCTCGAATTCTTCTGCGCCCATGGCGCGCACGGCGTCCACGAGATCGCCCATATGGGCCTGCCGATCTTCCTCGACCTGAAATTTCACGACATCCCCAACACCGTCGCCGCCGCGATGCAAGCGATCCATGTCTACGAACCCGCCATCGTCACCGTCCATGCATCGGGCGGGCGCGCGATGATGGAGGACGCGAAGGCCGCCGCCGCCGAAGGGTGCAAGGTGGTGGGCGTGACCATGCTCACCAGCCTCGACACGAACGATCTTGCCAAGACCGGCATCTACGGCAGCGAGGAGACGCAGGTCATGCGCCTTGCCGAACTCGCGCACGAGGCGGGCCTCGACGGGATCGTGTGTTCGGGCCACGAGGTCAGCCGCGTGAGAAAGGCGTGGAAGGATGGCTTCTTCGTCGTGCCCGGCCTGCGCCTGCCCGGCAGCGGGACCGGGGACCAGAAACGCGTCGTCACCCCGCGCGCGGCGCGCGATGCGGGGGCGAGCGTGCTGGTAATCGGCCGCCCGATCAGCCGCGCAGAGGATCCCGAGGCGGCGGCACGGGCGATCGAGGCGACGCTGTAG
- a CDS encoding DUF1049 domain-containing protein encodes MQIVRTIAWVLILFAILAFSFFNWEPVEVTLWDNLVLETKVPALVIVAFLLGLVPMWLYHRSVKWSLQRRIRSLENSIKSNALSRRHEPHQEDERAPGSAAAPSPAAASKNVDSTPASGDTLTPTGRDPASGNPSE; translated from the coding sequence ATGCAGATCGTGAGAACCATCGCCTGGGTGCTGATCCTGTTCGCGATCCTGGCCTTCTCCTTTTTCAACTGGGAGCCGGTCGAGGTCACGTTGTGGGACAATCTCGTGCTCGAGACGAAGGTCCCCGCGCTCGTCATCGTCGCCTTCCTGCTCGGCCTGGTGCCGATGTGGCTCTATCACCGCAGCGTGAAATGGAGCCTCCAGCGGCGCATCCGGAGCCTCGAGAACTCGATCAAGTCGAACGCGCTTTCGCGTCGGCACGAACCCCATCAGGAGGACGAGCGCGCGCCCGGCTCCGCGGCTGCGCCTTCCCCGGCTGCGGCATCGAAAAATGTGGACAGCACGCCGGCGAGCGGCGACACGCTGACGCCGACGGGGCGTGATCCTGCCTCGGGCAATCCCTCGGAGTGA
- the purB gene encoding adenylosuccinate lyase: MVPRYARPAMTALWEPEAKYRIWFEIEAHATEKLGELGVVPKSAAKALWDWWATQPEIDVAAIDAIEAVTKHDVIAFLTWVAEQVGDEARFMHQGMTSSDVLDTTLAVQLARATDILLADMDALLAALKTRAEEQKYTPTIGRSHGIHAEPVTFGLKLAQAYAEFDRCRQRLVAAREEIATCAISGAVGTFANIDPAVEAHVAEKLGLTPEPISTQVIPRDRHAMYFATLAVIAGSIERLSVEIRHLQRTEVLEAEEYFSPGQKGSSAMPHKRNPILTENLTGQARMIRAYALPALENVALWHERDISHSSVERFIGPDATITLDFALARLTGVVEKLLVYPERMQKNLDAMGGLVHSQRVLLALTQAGVSREDAYAIVQRNAMKVWESAGTLSLLDLLKADGQVTAALSEDELEEKFDLDYHFRQVDTIFARVFG; the protein is encoded by the coding sequence ATGGTCCCCCGCTACGCTCGCCCCGCCATGACTGCCCTGTGGGAGCCGGAGGCGAAATACCGCATCTGGTTCGAGATCGAGGCGCACGCGACCGAGAAGCTGGGCGAACTGGGCGTCGTCCCGAAATCCGCCGCCAAGGCGCTGTGGGACTGGTGGGCGACCCAGCCCGAAATCGACGTCGCCGCGATCGACGCGATCGAGGCGGTGACCAAGCACGACGTCATCGCCTTTCTCACCTGGGTGGCGGAGCAGGTGGGCGACGAGGCGCGCTTCATGCACCAGGGCATGACAAGCTCCGACGTGCTCGACACGACGCTCGCGGTGCAGCTCGCCCGGGCCACCGACATCCTGCTCGCGGACATGGACGCCCTGCTCGCAGCGCTGAAGACCCGCGCCGAGGAACAAAAGTACACGCCGACGATCGGCCGCAGCCACGGCATCCATGCCGAGCCGGTCACCTTCGGCCTGAAACTGGCGCAGGCCTATGCCGAGTTCGACCGCTGCAGGCAGCGCCTTGTCGCCGCCCGGGAGGAAATCGCCACCTGCGCCATCAGCGGCGCGGTCGGGACCTTTGCCAATATCGATCCGGCGGTCGAAGCCCATGTCGCCGAAAAGCTCGGCCTCACCCCCGAGCCGATCAGCACGCAGGTGATCCCGCGCGACCGCCACGCAATGTATTTCGCGACGCTGGCCGTGATCGCGGGCAGCATCGAGCGGCTGTCGGTCGAAATCCGCCACCTCCAGCGCACCGAGGTGCTCGAGGCGGAGGAGTATTTCTCGCCCGGCCAGAAAGGCTCGTCGGCGATGCCTCACAAGCGCAATCCGATCCTGACCGAAAACCTCACCGGACAGGCGCGCATGATCCGCGCCTATGCCCTGCCCGCGCTCGAGAACGTCGCGCTGTGGCACGAACGGGACATCTCGCATTCCTCGGTCGAACGCTTCATCGGTCCCGACGCAACGATCACACTCGATTTCGCGCTCGCGCGGTTGACCGGCGTGGTCGAAAAGCTGCTCGTTTATCCCGAGCGGATGCAGAAGAACCTCGATGCGATGGGCGGTCTCGTCCATTCGCAGCGCGTGCTGCTCGCGCTCACGCAGGCCGGGGTGAGCCGCGAGGACGCCTATGCGATCGTGCAGCGCAACGCCATGAAAGTGTGGGAATCGGCCGGAACGCTCTCCCTGCTCGACCTGCTCAAGGCCGACGGGCAGGTGACGGCTGCCCTCTCCGAGGATGAGCTCGAGGAGAAGTTCGACCTCGATTATCACTTCAGGCAGGTCGACACGATCTTCGCGCGGGTGTTCGGCTAG